In the genome of Ktedonobacteraceae bacterium, the window GGCTGCCTGTTCCAGCGTTCCGGCAATCACCGGCGCGTACACTGCCGCCGGATCAGGATGCGCGCAATAACCCAGCACCATATCCAGCAGGATCACACCCACCCGTGGATTGCCGGCCTCTTCCTGCAAACGCTTCAAACGCAGGCCCGGATCAATCATCGGATGCGGGCGACCATGGGTATATTCGTCCGCGCCAAAATCAATCGCGAAATGCCCCTGCGTGCGCTGCCCCTGGGCCAGTCGCCATTCCGGCTTCAATGGAATATTGGAATAAATAGGGCCAATCTGCCCGGCCCAGATATGCATCGCCTCATCGCACAACGTGCCCCCCGAAAAAAGCGCCGCCAGGCGATATCCTGTTCCTGTGTCGCTGGTTGCCCTCGCGTGTACGGTAGGGGCGTCCCCTTGTGGGCGCCCTGGAAGAATCTCGTTGCCGCTTCTCATTGTCCGCGCCTGCCCGCTATCTACCGCTTTACCGGTCTCACTCATAGATACCGCTTGCATGGCCGCTTCCGCCAGCGTGCGAGCGATGATGAGCCGCTCTCTATAGCGGCTCTCTAAAGCATCGCGATCAGCCCCAACAAAGATTACGATGACGGGTTTCTGTCCGCTCGCGGCTACCTCAAGCACCCGTTCGGCTACGGCCTGCGCGGGCGGCTTGGAAATGAGAACAATGACCTGCGTCTGTTCGTCGGCCTGCAGGAGACGCAATCCCTGCAAGGTCGTAATCGCTCCCACTGCCTCGGAGAGGTCGCGCCCGCCGCAACCGATAACCTGCGAGACACCACTGCCCTGCTGCGCGATAAGCGACATCACCTGCTGCGTGCCCGTACCAGAAGCCCCCACGATGCCGATTGGCCCGCGCGGAACCACGTTGACGAATCCCAGCCCGGCACCATTGATCATAGCGGTGCCGCAATCGGGTCCCATCAATAACAGATTGCGTTCTTGCGCCATATGTTTCAAAGCAATTTCCTGCTCCAGCTTCACGTTATCGCTGAAGAGAAAGACGTGCAACCCGGCCCTCAATGCCTGTTCCGCCTCAAGAGCGGCATACATTCCCGGAACGGAGATGAGGGCCAGCCTGGCATCCGGGTGTAGCTGCGTGGCCTGCTCCAGCGAACGTGGCTTCCCCGGCCCAGCTTGCATCCCGTTCATTCCAGTACTGCTTGCGCCGGTACGCCGTCCCAATTGCCCCAGTTGCTCCTCGGCGGTCTGTAATGCGGCCTGCGCGGTAGCTTCATCCCCGGCGCGCACGACGATCAGCACATCGTCCGGGCCAGGCTTGCCCTCGACTCCTTCGAACGGCGCCAGGCCTGCCTCGGCCAGCAATTGCAAATTTGGTTCGGTGGCCATAATCGCGGCCGCATCCTCCACGCCCGGCATTTCCGTGAGGGAACGTGCAATCTTCATCAGTGTAATCGAGTCGAAATAACTGCTGCGCTTCACGCGGGCCAAAATCTTCATAGGCCAATATTCCTTCTCTATGCAAGAACTATTGTACTATCCAGCAAAATGCGCTATTGATGAGTATTAATCCTATTACGTCTTGATTGTATCCCTGTGCTTGCTGCTATTGTGGTACGTGGCGCATCGCAAGTCAAGGGCAGGCAAATTTGAGAAGTATTGAAAAGGAGAATGTCACGAATTATAGTGACCGCGGTGGGACTCGAACCCACGGCC includes:
- the fdrA gene encoding acyl-CoA synthetase FdrA, which produces MKILARVKRSSYFDSITLMKIARSLTEMPGVEDAAAIMATEPNLQLLAEAGLAPFEGVEGKPGPDDVLIVVRAGDEATAQAALQTAEEQLGQLGRRTGASSTGMNGMQAGPGKPRSLEQATQLHPDARLALISVPGMYAALEAEQALRAGLHVFLFSDNVKLEQEIALKHMAQERNLLLMGPDCGTAMINGAGLGFVNVVPRGPIGIVGASGTGTQQVMSLIAQQGSGVSQVIGCGGRDLSEAVGAITTLQGLRLLQADEQTQVIVLISKPPAQAVAERVLEVAASGQKPVIVIFVGADRDALESRYRERLIIARTLAEAAMQAVSMSETGKAVDSGQARTMRSGNEILPGRPQGDAPTVHARATSDTGTGYRLAALFSGGTLCDEAMHIWAGQIGPIYSNIPLKPEWRLAQGQRTQGHFAIDFGADEYTHGRPHPMIDPGLRLKRLQEEAGNPRVGVILLDMVLGYCAHPDPAAVYAPVIAGTLEQAASQGRALNFVISLCGTEGDPQRLSRQAARFREAGAEVFTSNADAAWRCVELLTQAR